TAGCGGCTGACGTTGGGCTTGACCGCGGCGTCGACGAGCGTGGTCATCGAGCGCTCGTACTCGCGGTACTCGCGCAGCACCTCGCTGGAGATCGACACGATGGCGTCGGGGTGCTCGCGGCGCAGGATCTCGCGCAGCCGCAGCTCGTGCTCGTCGTTGGCGTACGCGTGGAGCAGGCACACGCCGATGGTCGTGATGCCCCGGTCGCGGAACCAGCGGGCCGCGGCGATCGCGGACTCCTCGTCGAACGCGCGCACCTCGGCGCCGGTGAAGTCGAGGCGGCCGCCGACGGTGCGGACCCGGTCGGCCGGGACGATCCGGTCGGGCTTGACCCAGAAGTAGGAGTTGCCGTAGCCGTCGGGCACCGACTGGCGGGCGATCTCGAGCATGAACTCGTAGCCCTCGGTCGTGATGAAGCCGAGCGCCTCGACCTTGCCCTCGAGCAGCTTGTTGGTCGCGACGGTGGTGCCGTGCGAGACCGCGGTGATGTCCTCGCCCGCGGCGCCGACGATCCCCAGGATCTTCTCGATGCCGGCGATGAACCCGTCGGCCGGGTTGCCGGGCGTGGAGGGGGTCTTGGTCGTGACCAGCTCCCCCGAGTCCTCGTCGAAGGCGACCACGTCGGTGAACGTGCCTCCGGTGTCGATGCCGATCCTGATCCGCCGGTTGCTCATGGGGACGATTCAACTCGGGGCGGCGTGGCGGCGGCCACGGCAGCGATTGCCGACGAATCGCCGGTTCTCCGGCAACTCCTGCCTACAAAAGGTGAAGGGCCCTCGCCGGTATGAGCGGCAAGGGCCCTTCGGGTGATGTCGGTCCGCCTCGGCGGACGGGCATCGGGGTGACCGGTCGTGGTGATGCTCGCGGTCGATCGCTCCCTCGTGCGGGTCCTCAGCCACCTCATCACCTGGTGCCTGCGCCGCTTCCCCGGCGAACCGGTTCCGCGTCGTGCTGGACCCTCCATCCGGAGCCATCCCGCCTCCCCTTGCGGGGCTGCGTAGGGAGAGTTCTACGCCGCCTGTGACCGTCGCCACAAGGGGTTCGGGCGAGCTCGTCCGACATACCGCGGGTTCCGGCGCGTCCTGCACAGGAGCGGCCCGGTCGTCCCCAGCCGCGCGTCACGTTCCACACCGTTGTCCACAGCTGTGTGCACAGTCCGGTCTGGACCGCCGACGGCTCAGCCGAGCAGCTCCTCGAGCGCCGCGGCCACCTCGAGCAGGCGGCGGTCGGCGCCGTGGCGGGCGACCAGCTGCACGCCGACGGGGAGGCCGTCGGGCGTCGTGCCGGCCGGCACCGAGATGGCCGGGCAGCCGGTGACGGAGACGAAGTAGGCCGAGCGCATCCACGCGAGGTAGTCGGGCATCTCCTCGCCGTTGATGGTCGCCGGGAACTCCTGGTCGACCGGGAACGGCGGCACCTGCGAGGTCGGCAGCAGCAGCACGTCGTGGTCGCCGAAGAACAGCCGCATCGTCTCCGAGAGCGCGGTGCGCTGGGCGTAGCCGCGGGCCACGTCGGCGCCGGTGAGCGGCTCGCCGGCGCGGATGTTGGCCTCCAGCGACGGCTTGAACGACGTCGGGTGCTCGGCGAGCAGCCGGCCGAGCTTGGCCTGGAAGTGCCACGCGCGCAGGGTGCGGAAGGTGTCGTCGGCGAGCGACAGGTCGGGGTGGGCCTCGGCGACCGCCGCGCCCGCGTCGGCGAGTCGCGCGGCGGTGGCGCGTACGACGTCGGCGACCGCGTGGTCGACCGCGAACGCACCGCCGAGGTCCACCGACACGGCCACCCGCAGGCCGGCGAGCGGGGCGGGGACCAGGGGCGGCGCGAACGTGGCGCCCGGTTCGCCGAGCGCGTGCGGGGCGCGGGGGTCGGGGCCGGCGAGCACCGACAGCAGCAGCGCGAGGTCGCCGACGTTGCGGGCCATCGGGCCGCCCACCGACGTGGTCTCCCACTGGTTGTAGAGCGGCCACTCCGGCACCCGGCCGAGCGAGGGCCGCATCCCGACGACGCCGCAGAACGACGCCGGGTTGCGGAGCGAGCCGCCCATGTCGGAGCCGTCGGCCAGCGGGACCATGCCGGCGGCGAGCGCGCAGGCCGCTCCCCCGCTGGACCCACCCGCCGAGCGGGACGGGTCGACCGGGTTGCGGGTGACGCCGAAGACGGTGTTGAAGGTGTGGGAGCCGGCGGCGAACTCCGGCACGTTGGTCTTGCCGACGAAGACCGCGCCCGCGCGGCGTACGCGCTCGACGAGCAGCTCGTCGTGGTCGGCGACGTGGTCGCGGAAGACCGGGGAGCCGAAGGTGTGGGGCCAGCCCCCGAGTGCGTGCGTGTCCTTGACCGCGAACGGCAGGCCGTGCAGCGGCCCGGTCTCCTCGCCCGAGGCCTGCGCCTGGTCGGCGGTGGCGGCCGCGGACCGGGCGCGCTCGGCGTCGAGCGAGACGATCGCGTTGAGCTCGGGGTTGCGCGCCTCGATCCGGTCGAGGTGCAGCTCGAGCAGCTCGGCGGCCGAGATGGCCCCCGAGCGGACCGCCGCGGCCTGGTCGCGGGCGGTCGAGTCGACGGTGACGTCGGTCATCGACGACGACCGAGCAGGCCGCCGACCACGGCGCCGAGCAGGACCAGGCCGGCGCCGACGGCGACGCCGGTGAGGAAGTCCTGCTGCGAGCCGACCGGCGACGACGCCTTGGCCGGGGCAGTGAAGACCGCGCCGGTGGGGCCGGGGCGCCGGGCTCGACCGTCGCGCCGGCGGGGGCGGTGACGGTGGCGGCGACCGGGCCGCCGGCGATCGCGGAGTCCACGTTGCCGAAGAACTCCCCCGCCATCCGGCGTGAGACGCTGGTCAGCATCCGCTGCCCGACGCCGCCGATCATCCCGCCGACGGTCGCGTCGGCGTCGTAGGAGACGCGCGTGGTATCGCCCTCGGGCGTGAAGCGCACGTTGACCGTCGCGCCGATCGTGCCGGGGGCGCCGGCCCCGTCGAGCTTCATCACCAGCGACTCGTGCTGCTTGAGGTCACCGAGCTGGCACGAGCCGGCGTAGGTGCCCTTGATCGAGGCGACGCCCGCGGTGACGGTCATGGCGTAGGCGTTCTCGCCGGTCGCCTCGAGCTTCTCGCAGCCCGGGATGGTGCGCACGAGCACGGCCGGGTCGAGCAGCGCGTCCCAGGCCTGGTGGACGGGGGCGTTCAGGACGTTCTCTCCGGTGAACTTCACGGGGTGTCTCCTCCGAGGGTGGCTGGGTATCTGGGGACGTTCTGGTGGGCGAAAGGGGGGTTCTGGACCACCAGAACGTCCCCAGATACCGGGGGTCAGGTCAGGTGTGTGCGGTGGGTGGTCAGGCGTCGGTGTGCTCGAGGCGCAGCTCGAACAGCTCGGACGGCGAGATGGGCATGGCGGTGATCGGAAAGCCCTCCGCGTCCTCGATCGCGGCGGCGAAGACGGCGGCGGACGGGATCACGCCCGCCTCGCCGGCGCCCTTGATGCCGAGCGGATTGAGCGGCGAGGGCGTCTCGAGGTGGTCGATGTCGATCGACGTCGGCACCTCGGTGACGTAGGGCATGAGGAAGTCCATGAACGAGGCGTTGAGCAGCTGTCCGGACTCGTCGTAGGCCATCCGCTCGTAGAGCGCACCGCCCACGCCCTGCGCGACGCCGCCGTGGATCTGGCCCTCGACGATCATCGGGTTGATCAGGTGGCCGCAGTCGTGGACCACGGCGTACTTGAGGATGGTGATCTCGGCCGTGTCGGGATCGGTCTCGACGATCACGGCGTGCATGCCGTTGGCGAACGTCGAGCGCGGCGGGGAGTAGAAGTCCTTGCCCTCCAGGCCCGGCTCGTCGTCCTCGGCGACCGGCGGCTTGCCGGGGTCGCCGACGGAGAACTGGGTCGCGGCCTTCGACGCCTCGTCGAAGGCGTAGCGCAGCGGGTTGGACAGCACCGCGACCGTGCCGAGGTCGATGGTGGTGTCGGTGCCCTTGACGCCGACGACGCCGTCGACGATCTCGAGGTCGGCCTCGTCGGCCTCCAGCGCCTCGGCGGCGATCCGCAGCGCCTTCTCCTTGGCGCGCAGCGCCGCGAGGTGGATCGCCGAGCCGCTCATCACCGCGGCGCGCGAGGCGAAGGTGCCCACGGCGTAGGGCATCTTGCGGGTGTCGCCGGTGGTGATCTCGACGTCCTCGAAGCGCACCCCGAGGGTGTCGGCGACGATCTGGGCGAACGCGGTCTGGTGGCCCTGACCCTGGGTGGTGAGGCCGGTGGCGA
This region of Nocardioides palaemonis genomic DNA includes:
- a CDS encoding amidase, producing MTDVTVDSTARDQAAAVRSGAISAAELLELHLDRIEARNPELNAIVSLDAERARSAAATADQAQASGEETGPLHGLPFAVKDTHALGGWPHTFGSPVFRDHVADHDELLVERVRRAGAVFVGKTNVPEFAAGSHTFNTVFGVTRNPVDPSRSAGGSSGGAACALAAGMVPLADGSDMGGSLRNPASFCGVVGMRPSLGRVPEWPLYNQWETTSVGGPMARNVGDLALLLSVLAGPDPRAPHALGEPGATFAPPLVPAPLAGLRVAVSVDLGGAFAVDHAVADVVRATAARLADAGAAVAEAHPDLSLADDTFRTLRAWHFQAKLGRLLAEHPTSFKPSLEANIRAGEPLTGADVARGYAQRTALSETMRLFFGDHDVLLLPTSQVPPFPVDQEFPATINGEEMPDYLAWMRSAYFVSVTGCPAISVPAGTTPDGLPVGVQLVARHGADRRLLEVAAALEELLG